From one Halococcus agarilyticus genomic stretch:
- a CDS encoding type II toxin-antitoxin system VapC family toxin, giving the protein MADARLFDASSIVELLIGKSGDGVPADVLFDEHTLDLTFYEAGNALWKLAVARDDLSDASLQDAMALLASLRREAVVETVIGPGFVDVSQTAREEGLTFYDAAYLHIARRNSLELITEDSALRDAAGQYVSVGRVAALGD; this is encoded by the coding sequence GTGGCCGACGCCAGGCTGTTCGACGCGAGCTCGATCGTCGAACTGCTGATCGGCAAGTCCGGCGACGGAGTGCCGGCCGACGTCCTGTTCGACGAGCACACGCTCGACCTGACGTTCTACGAAGCGGGCAACGCACTCTGGAAGCTGGCGGTCGCGCGGGACGACCTCTCCGATGCAAGCCTCCAGGACGCGATGGCACTCCTCGCATCGTTGCGCCGGGAGGCAGTCGTCGAGACCGTCATCGGTCCCGGGTTCGTCGACGTGTCACAGACCGCCCGGGAGGAGGGGTTGACCTTCTACGATGCCGCCTACCTCCACATCGCACGGCGGAACTCTCTCGAACTCATCACGGAGGACTCAGCGCTGCGAGACGCAGCAGGACAGTACGTTTCTGTCGGTCGAGTGGCGGCTCTCGGCGACTGA
- a CDS encoding type II toxin-antitoxin system CcdA family antitoxin, protein MTKTVSAKIPEELKEELEQEGINVSDVIREALADELAARRREAFRRDATALREQVGGGVKTDAIVDVVRETREEH, encoded by the coding sequence ATGACGAAGACCGTCTCGGCGAAGATCCCCGAGGAACTGAAGGAAGAGCTGGAGCAGGAGGGGATCAACGTCAGCGACGTCATCCGCGAAGCACTCGCCGACGAACTCGCCGCACGCCGGCGCGAGGCGTTCCGCCGCGACGCCACCGCCCTCCGCGAGCAGGTGGGCGGCGGCGTCAAGACGGACGCGATCGTCGACGTGGTTCGCGAGACGCGCGAGGAGCACTGA